The DNA segment CGGAGGTGCTGAGCACCTCCATCATCGTCATCGCGCCGTCCGGGCCATGGCTGTTCACCAGGTCGGACAGCAGATCGTCGCGCGGCTCCTTGGCGCGCTCCTCGGCCAGCCCGGCCAGGTACATGCCCAGCTGCATCCGGGCCTCGCGCGCGGTCCGCGCGAACTCCTCGTCCGCCTCCTGCCGCTTCCCCGGGTCGAGGCTCGCGACCAGCGGATCGACCCAGGCGCGAAAGCGCGGCTCGTCCTCCCGGGGCACCCCCAGCAGCCGGCAGATCACGGTCACCGGGAACGGATACGCGAAGTCGTCGACCAGATCGATCCCGCGGGCGTCCCCGAAGCCGTCGATCAGCGCGGTGACGATCTCCCGCAGCTCGCCCCGCATGCCGTCGATCCGGCGCGGCTGGTGCGGCGGCCCGAAGGCGCTGTTGGCGATGCGCCGCAGCCGGTCGTGCTCGGGCGGGTCCAGGCGCAGGAACGACGGCGGCAGCCCGCCCGTCTCCTCCGACTGGAGCAGGGCGGCGTCCTCCCCGGGGTCCGCCAGATTGGCCGCCTCGGAGCTGATCCGCGGATCGTGCAGCAGCGCCTCGATGTCCCAGTACGAGCTGATGACGTAGGGGCCGCCCTCCTCCTCGTGCAGCACCGGCGTGGCGCGCAGCTCCCGGTACACCGGGTACGGGTCGGCGCGGTTGGCGAAGTCGGTGATCCGGCGCACGATCGAGTCTCGCGTCATGGGAAGTCCTCGGGACGAATGGGGCGCTCGGGGCACCGGTCAGTGGCGGGCGGGGTGGAAGACGAGCTGGGTGTCGGCCGGTGACCAGCCGCTGAGGGTCACCATCGGGCCGTGGGTCGGCAGGGACGGATCGGGGAAGTCGGCCGGCACCGGGTGCCGGTTCTCGGCGCGCCGGTCCATGGTCGGGTACTCCGGCGG comes from the Streptomyces sp. SUK 48 genome and includes:
- a CDS encoding cytochrome P450, which encodes MTRDSIVRRITDFANRADPYPVYRELRATPVLHEEEGGPYVISSYWDIEALLHDPRISSEAANLADPGEDAALLQSEETGGLPPSFLRLDPPEHDRLRRIANSAFGPPHQPRRIDGMRGELREIVTALIDGFGDARGIDLVDDFAYPFPVTVICRLLGVPREDEPRFRAWVDPLVASLDPGKRQEADEEFARTAREARMQLGMYLAGLAEERAKEPRDDLLSDLVNSHGPDGAMTMMEVLSTSVLLLIAGHETTVNLITNGMLTLLRHPDVLERLRREPELAPRLVEELLRYEPPVQLVPQRTCLTDIEVRGVTIPKGSRIWLVLAAGNRDPERFKDPERFDPDREDIQHLGFGSGIHICFGAPLARLETQIALTELARRLENPRLVQDPPPYRENAVLRGPRHLEITFDGVRP